One window from the genome of Eucalyptus grandis isolate ANBG69807.140 chromosome 7, ASM1654582v1, whole genome shotgun sequence encodes:
- the LOC120295797 gene encoding uncharacterized protein LOC120295797, which produces MEERLCVLQGYELKGAYRLSPYTKTSFPENFQEPEFTRKYDGTGCPRTHLRYYMRKMARYADNVPFLIHTFQDSLEGIALTWFIALDIEEFTSWDDLTNEFLQQYRFNTELAPTREELTRVEKKRNESFKAFAQRWRTMASQVKPALNEREMKQLFLKTLPSEYFQGLVFSGCQTFSQLVEVGEGVEWAMVEGKISIGGAKKFPVRKDKEAAIEVALVQDPHFPRPTPAPAHKPTMVLGSSS; this is translated from the coding sequence ATGGAAGAGCGACTGTGTGTCTTGCAAGGTTATGAGTTGAAAGGAGCTTATAGGTTATCTCCATACACCAAGACGAGCTTTCCTGAGAATTTCCAGGAGCCTGAGTTCACAAGAAAGTATGACGGAACGGGATGCCCAAGGACCCACCTTAGGTATTACATGAGAAAAATGGCTCGCTATGCTGACAACGTGCCATTTCTCATACACACATTCCAAGATAGTTTGGAAGGCATTGCCCTGACGTGGTTCATTGCActggacattgaagaattcactAGTTGGGACGACTTAACCAATGAGTTCTTACAACAATACCGGTTTAACACTGAGCTTGCCCCCACGAGGGAGGAGTTGACTCGcgttgagaagaagaggaatgagtCATTCAAGGCCTTCGCGCAAAGGTGGAGGACCATGGCCTCACAAGTGAAGCCGGCcttgaatgagagggagatgaagcAGCTGTTCCTCAAGACATTGCCCTCTGAATACTTCCAAGGGTTAGTATTCTCGGgttgccaaacattttcacaGCTAGTTGAGGTAGGTGAAGGAGTTGAATGGGCAATGGTTGAAGGAAAGATTTCAATCGGAGGCGCGAAGAAATTTCCagtaagaaaagataaagaggcCGCAATTGAAGTAGCACTTGTGCAAGATCCTCATTTCCCTCGGCCAACCCCAGCACCCGCACACAAGCCTACGATGGTTTTAGGTAGTTCATCATAA